AGGCTTGACCAACCATGGTCTGGCCGACCAAGGGCTCCAACCCAACTATGAAAGGCCACTCAGACAAGTGTCCACCGCATCAGATCCATCTATGCAAGCACAATTGGATCAAATTAGAGACATAATAAAAGGCCTAGCTGGCCCAAAGCTGTCAGACCTAGAACTAGACAAGTCAAGGGGATATCCATTCTCTGCATACATCAATGCATTACCTTTGCCTAAGTTCAAGATAACAATATGAAAGATGTatactgggagagaagatcccctAGCGCACATAAAGTACTTTGAGATGCAAACATATCTCCAAAAAGTTACTGGGGATGTATGATGCCTATCTTCTCGGTAACTTTATCTGAAATAGCCGAGCAATGGTATTTTAAGCTGGTTTTGATTATATagaagtaaaatttatatatgagtttttaagttttttatggtattCGTTCTTATCTATGATGATTTATCacatattttgttgttttaaaaaaaatatcgtaTTTGGTGCAATTAAGTTTGCatgccatatatatatatatatcaaaactttcTTATTTTCTCCCATATTTTGTAAATGACTCATTTATTTGAGCTAATATACTAAATTAGACTAAATAAGTGATCTAATTAAATGAACACAATAAACATCTTATTTGGTATGAGATTTGTAATGTATAATACCTAATAGTAAACCTATTTAAAGTTTATGGGCCTCTAGGTAGTTTGCTATGTAAAGATTTTTAGGGTTTGGTCCCAAAGCTAATCTttaagggattatttcacaaatatataaaaccaacaaaaaaattacaaaaatacggttgtacgaaattttaaacattttttatgattttatttacaaaatatacggtatttttatgttgtactcttgttactttgttgttaattttttgttatctgtatattattttttgttgttgttttgatgttatttgaatgttattttcctgttacttttatgtaattttcttgttgtttctatgaaaaattgtaaaaatgtaaaaaaaaaaatattcattaaacgtaaaaatgtaattttttttacaaaaaatggtacctaatgtaatatcaatctttaacTACTCCTCCTCTTGAGAGAAAATTAGTCAACCGACATCATGAATCAGGCATTTTcctcttattaattctttgagtAATACATGAGCTTCACATTATATACCATACAATATACTAGAAATAAAAAGGTGAAAaccaaatatttatattaaaaaagaagaaaaaacgaGAGCATGTATTATAGATCAACAATCCAAATCAGATGATACAGCCTCTTATCTGTTTTTATCCTTGTGCCAAAACATTGTAATATGGTACAACATCCTATAGATTCAGTCTTGTTCGTCCTAATATGCGTTTTCTCAAACCAATCATTTCCTTAGAAGCTTAGTGAATATTTTTTTGTACACTTTCATAAGACCATTAATTGAAttccatatttttttaagaaaaaaaaattatgacttTGCTTTAATCCTCCAGGACAATAATCTTGTTGGGGCTGAAAAAAGAAGTTTCCAAGTTACCTCTACTTCTAAccaaattagaagaaaaatcaTCCATTAACTAATGCTACACCTAATGATTGTTTATGCTTTTGAGAAAGAACCCTGCAGAGCACAATGACACAGTTATAAGGTTTAAACATATAATCTTCATCTGAAGAACTTTaatgtaatttatataaatacagTAGACCCTTcccttaaaaaaaatgaagagagaaagagagaaagtccTGCACAGTAATTAAATTTTGGAACATTTTTATAATTGTTTCCAAATCATTGAATCAATTTGACAGGTGGTAGGAATCATGGAATTTGGTGTTTCTTGTTTTCTGTCATATAGTTGTAAATTTAATTCACCATGAAAATGTGTGTGGTAAGATGTTCAATTTTTCCATTCCTTATTTATATACCATTTGCTTCATCTAACAGGCATATATACATTCTATATCTAGTTTTTCTAAGACAAACGAATCACTTTTGTATAGTTCTATGTATACATATATCCGGCTGACATGGTTCACAAAAATCATGTAGCTCATAGTTTCATATAGATTTCAGCCATCGTTTAGTAACAGCAGCCAAAAGAAACCTTCATGTTATCCATCAAGCTTGTCTTGAGCATATAGTAAAAGCCTTATCGAGCCTCAAGCAGTGATATGCTCATTTCATTTGTAGAAGACAATTCAGGCTTAGAAGAGGAAGTGTCTCCTTTTATTGAATCTTTCTCCAAGAAATAGCCTGGTGCTTTGGGTTGAGGAAGTTCATTTTGACTACTCAACATCAAAACAACCGATGCCATGTTCGGTCTGTCAGCAGGACTTTGCTGTACGCATAGAAGGCCAATATGGAAGCAGCGTAAGACTTCACCTAGATTTTCATACGAAGAGACTAAGCATTCATCAAGCAATTCAAGCGGCCTTCCTTCCTTCATCAATGTCCAGGcctaaaaatatcaaaattcgtTGTCATCAGTTTTGAGAACTAGGAGATATTGCTCtaaataacaacaaatgaaGCTTATTGACACTTACATGTCCAATAAGGGTAAGACCATTGTTTTCGTGGTGAAAGCCTCTACTCTTTTTTCCACTAACAATCTCCAAGACTAATATACCAAAGCTGAAGACATCTGATTTAATTGAGAATAAGCCATCAAAAGCATATTCTGGTGCCATATAACCACTGGAAAAGACATGATCGGTTAGAGAAAATGGAACAAAAGCATagacaaaaaataaaacatgcAAGAATACTCACTATGTTCCTAGAACTCTGTTTGTTTTCTCTTCTATTTGATCTCCTCCAACAATTCTAGCCAAACCAAAGTCTGAAATCTTTGGATTCATCTCATTGTCTAGTAAGACATTGCTAGCCTTAAGGTCTCTATGTATTATTCTGAGTCTAGAATCTTGGTGGAGATACAAGAGACCTCGAGAAATTCCACATATAATTTGATAGCGTTTTGTCCATTGAAGCAGTTTTCCTTGCGCTTGATCTAGTAAATGTATATTCAGAAATGaagcaggaaaaaaaaattgaaaagtggcaacaaaataaagaaactatGAAATATATCATAAGGTTCTTAGGATACTGAccaaaaataaaagagtcaAGACTTTTGTTGGGCATGTATTCATAAACCAGTAAGTTTTCTTCTCCATGAATGCAACAACCAAGAAGCTTTACAAGATTCCTATGTTGCAGCTTTGCAATTAGCTTTACTTCATTTTTGAACTCATTTACTCCTTGTCCAGAACTCATTGAAAGCCTCTTTACAGCAATTTCTTGTCCATCTTCTAATGTACCCTGAAATTCTCACATTAACAAACTGGTTGCTTTTCTCTTGTCAATGTATATAtcatttcttttctttctaatgTAACTTTAAATATGGAAAACTTACTCTATATACAGGTCCGAAACCACCTTCTCCAAGCTTATTGTTAGCTGAAAAATTATCTGTAGCTATAATTATTGTAGACAGGTTGAACAATGGAAGCTCCAAATCTTCCTCTTGCCTTCCATTCTGATGTATTGCTTTGTTTTTATCTGTTATGTTTATAAGACAGAATGACTTGAAAATATGAGAACTTTTATAAACGAACTTCTCTCTCCAAAGATACCATACAACCCaatttgattaatttatttatttatatcttattattcatattttttatcATTGTCAAACTTGATGCTTAATTGAGACCCTCAGAACCTCGATATCTAGAGAACCTATTTTCCCCATTTCGAGATACTACAAAAATTTTCAGATCAAAGAAAAGATACTACACAAATTGATCCAGCTAACATAGCGGTCAAAATCTATTGaaagcaaaaaagaaaaaaaaaattaaaaaaaaaattaggcatTGACCCACTAAACTATTTATTATTGAGGAATTCAAGATAtctctcctttctttctttGACTTAATGATTAACATATGGACCATTAGTCAAGAAAAGTGACTGAAGCAGAGAAACAGAAACCATCACCTTTTCTTCTCCTCGTATAAAAGCAATAAATCAGTAAAAGAATCCCAGAAACACCTCCAATGGCAGCTACAACTATAAGTGTTACTCGCAACTTTCGTTCAGATTTACCTATTTGacaaagaaaagcatataatatGAATATGTAGTTAATTATTATACATAGTTAAATAAACAAATGCCAAAAAGCGGCTCATATACCTAGCTCTGAATATGGCATTCTGATATAAATGTCTTGTCCACCAGAGGGAAATTGTCGTATATCTATCAAATCACCAAACCAAATGACACAGCCACTGCCATCACCTCTAATATCAGAATTTGTATAAGCCATACAAGAACAGTTATTTAAACATATAGCCCTGCAATCCTTTAGATTCATCTTTTTGTTCAACCAAGTATTTGTAGTATCAGGCAGTTTCACCCCTGAAAATTTCAAAAACCCATCTTTATATCTATCAACGCAGCTCAATGGCACATTTCTCACACAACCATGAGACCAATCCATGTTATTCCACTTCTCCTGAAACTTGGGCTTGAACCCTTTTAAACACTGACAGATTGGGTTATCTCCTATAATACAATTACCATTGCCCCCACAAACACCATAGAAATCACAGTCATCTCTTGGTACCGATGAATAGCGCCGCCAAGTTTGTTCTGCTTCAATCCATGTAAGACGCTCCCTAATACTTGTGGTTTGATTCATAACAATTCTTGATATCACTGACTTATTCTTGAGGCCATA
This Cannabis sativa cultivar Pink pepper isolate KNU-18-1 chromosome 6, ASM2916894v1, whole genome shotgun sequence DNA region includes the following protein-coding sequences:
- the LOC115694735 gene encoding G-type lectin S-receptor-like serine/threonine-protein kinase At4g27290, with the protein product MWAFTIILVLSHFTAASFAVIDTINGFHAINDGANLVSEGASFELGFFSPGNSKNRYLGIWYKNVPVRTVVWVANRCSPINDSSGLLKINNSNGNVMLLGQNKSVVWSTSLLKQPLKTKLQLLESGDLVLRDENSNTILWRSFDYPSDTLLPDMKMGWDLRTGVKRRLSAWRSSDDPCPGDFTYGIEFNPKLHSFPEAYIRKGTAKFYRTGPWNGLRLSGSPELRPNPLYDFNFVLNDDEVYYVYGLKNKSVISRIVMNQTTSIRERLTWIEAEQTWRRYSSVPRDDCDFYGVCGGNGNCIIGDNPICQCLKGFKPKFQEKWNNMDWSHGCVRNVPLSCVDRYKDGFLKFSGVKLPDTTNTWLNKKMNLKDCRAICLNNCSCMAYTNSDIRGDGSGCVIWFGDLIDIRQFPSGGQDIYIRMPYSELGKSERKLRVTLIVVAAIGGVSGILLLIYCFYTRRRKDKNKAIHQNGRQEEDLELPLFNLSTIIIATDNFSANNKLGEGGFGPVYRGTLEDGQEIAVKRLSMSSGQGVNEFKNEVKLIAKLQHRNLVKLLGCCIHGEENLLVYEYMPNKSLDSFIFDQAQGKLLQWTKRYQIICGISRGLLYLHQDSRLRIIHRDLKASNVLLDNEMNPKISDFGLARIVGGDQIEEKTNRVLGTYGYMAPEYAFDGLFSIKSDVFSFGILVLEIVSGKKSRGFHHENNGLTLIGHAWTLMKEGRPLELLDECLVSSYENLGEVLRCFHIGLLCVQQSPADRPNMASVVLMLSSQNELPQPKAPGYFLEKDSIKGDTSSSKPELSSTNEMSISLLEAR